The genomic stretch AGTGTAAGATTATTGGCATCCATGAAAGAGCCGCCTTGGGCGACTACCCTGCAAGATGTTGATTTTGCCTTTCTCAGTCAGGACTGTCCACTAGATTGACATTTGGAACCCCTTATCTCTCAAAGTCGTCAACTCTTGAATTTTATCAGTTGGAATGGGAATACTTCCAAACACATCATTGGTAGCGGCCCACTTGGCGAGATGGTTTGTACTTCTAAAAACTTTTGTAGCATTCCAAGTTTGAAAGTACTGTAGTTTCAACTGAAACAAAATAGTCACCCTCAATCAACAAATTGTTGCAACCTTGAGAGATAGCAAGATCTTTCCTGTAAGAGCAGCTATGGATTCTCACTTGTTCAAATCAGTGGAATGAAGTTTTTTGATAAATGCTGAgatcagtggcggagccacatagGAATTTGGGGGTGccaaaagattttaaatttttttttcccaaaaattaaacaaaaataaaaaataaaaaatccaaggATGCTGGTAAATTTTAATAATGCCGAAACTTAATACATATGTatggtaacaaaaaaaaatccttatttaATACATATGTATGATAAACTTTAATATCcatatgattgtttattttgttgtttaatgtttataaactttgattgtctcttacAGGGTCGtgatttaacttaaaaattttaggttcatgaatAAACTTTAAGTTTatgaattgattgatttaaCTTGCTGAAAGCTTcaatttagattcgatacttgatgattttgttctTCTAAAAGATTGTAAAGTGCaattctagacacttttttttttttttgatatatatggtgccgacatgttacatttttaatatatcaatttgagcacatatttatgaacttttatagatattttttttgtgatgcatatattatgtgaattactaaattttttgggtggagaaaattttaggacgctaaaaaaattttagcggcaccctcAATATGAATTGTCTGGCTCCCACATTGGCTGAGATGATTTTACCTAATGAGTTGCTTAGGACAGGAGCAGTGGTTGAAAAATAAGCATTTTAGTAGCAACATCAAGTTAATCTTCAAATAACCTTTGGGATGGGAGGAGGTTACCAAATAGGTTGACCAAAAGAAGATGATTTCCAAGCTTGGAGATGGGTCCAAATGACATTTGAGATTGACTTCAAAGTATTGGAGATCTTAATTTTATCCGTTCATAAAGTTGATTGCAATAATGCTAATTGGTATGCGCATAAATTAACTcgaaaaaaaagtgtaaaaatcTCATTCCCTTTAGAATCCAATGTATTAGGTTCATGTGTATCTTCTGGTCCCAATTCCATACCACAATATCCAATAATCATTCCTTATCTTTTATAGTTTTTGCAATTATCGCcttcaactttaaaaagtgtcaatttaggaTTATCATCTTTTAAAAGTTTGCATTAATGTCACCTCTTCTATTCAAATTCAGTGTTAAATCCTAATAGAGAAAGTGAAATCCCTAAAATACATAGTCAAAATTcaaggtatttttgtaattttataaatatattaagggtattttggggattttacTCATCAACGCTAGATTTTGAAGGGAGGGTTGACATTGCAAATTTATGAAAAGATAGTAACCCTAAATTGGTTTAAGTTTAAGGCTATgtttgcaaaagtgatgaaaaaacCAAGGGTGGTAAAtaaagtttttcatttttataaataacgTTAAGCGTATAATAAAATTGTAGTAAATTAATGAATCCACGATTGAATTTGTATGTGGTTGGATGAGAAATTGTGGAGTCGGTCAAGCGCAATCTAAAAAAATCtataataaaaacaaagttGGAACCAAAATTCTGGCCAGACAAATTAAGTGGTAGCATGAGTCTTGTCGAGTTGTCGGTATATTTTCTCTATAATCTTGCTGTCATTGTTGAAACTGACGCTTCCTTCATTCATATGTATTCCTGTCCTTTCACGTTGattattattgttaataatattgcttcattttcttttctcccccGGGCATATGAAATGGTAATTAAGAAGATGATTATTACAACTTCAAAGATTTTTATTACTGTccaaacaatttttcaaaaatttaatgacaCCTACAAATTAGTGTTGattaaaaaaagggtaaagtccacttaacccctttAAACTActactccaatgacaatctaccccataaactattaattgcgacaatttatctcccaaactaccaaaacaatgacaatgtatcctcaattttaacaaaatgacaaaattacccttattaaaataaaaacaaaaatactaattttttttttttttttccaaattcttaagggtatttttgttttattaaaaattctatagaggtaatttcattattttgctaccattggggggtacattgtcattgttttagtagtttaagagttaaattgtcgtaattgatagtttgaggggtagattgttattggagtgatagtttgagggagttaagtggactttaccctaaaaaaaagtACTATAAAGAAGATGAAATTAACCATGGAGTCCGTCTATGCGACTgctataaatttttatgagctaATATTTGggttctaatgcttcaaaactcgttttttgaattcaaaattaaaacctaggggtggaaggttaaccatTTAGGGATGATATTACCTTAAAAGGATTCggtcatcctaaatttggtgctaatgcctcaaattcgGTCATCCATAATCTCCCTTATAACCtttttcctcttcaattaacaaaaataaataaaaaataaaaaaatgatagacACTTGGCTGACTCAATTTAGCAGCCGAAAATCTCTACTCTTAACCATGGTATTGATTTCTACCataaagcaatatatatatataaagaaagtaACCATGTtgttaaaacttaaaacccACTGGTCTTAACAAACCCTGTCTTTGGTAAGAAATAACGTTTGTTAAGACCAAGGGTTTAAGATATTTGGTAATACATATATAGCTCAGGGAAATCTGTGATTCACATTTGtctaaagagaaatgctaaatgcTGCATTCCTATTTTACCTTGTTCACGTGGGAGTGCATATTTTACTGTATTCACGTGGTTAATCCAAAAGTTGAATGGCACTACACGTCAACTCAATAAAATGGAGTGTGGTTTTTAGCGTTACTCTTATCTGAAAGGGTCTCGGAGAATCCTAAACAAAATGACCTTATATATGCTTGTCAGCTCTGGCTAAACCGATCCTGCTTCGGCTCAAAACTTTCATCATTCTTAGGCCTTGTGTTCATAAGAACCTGTTGGagaataaatttaaattatatatgtataccATGTGTTTGTGTAAATGCAGCACTGAGAGAGAGAAGTGATGGAAATCTCACCTTCCTAAGCATGGTATTTTCATTGATTAAAGTTGAGATCTTCTCTTCTAACTTGGAGTTTCTGTCCTGCAATTCATTGGCTCTTGATTCCAGCTCATTCACATAtaccttcttcctttctctggCTTGCTGAGCAGACACTCTGTTCCTAAGCAACCTATAGTAAGAGGAGAAATGTTATGTTATTAAAGGGGTCGAAGCATGAATATGAAATATATTGAgatttaatattaaattaattaaaaaataataaaactagtGTCCATTCAATCTGGCGCTGAATCTCTGCATATATTgagatttaatatatatatacctcttgAGGCGTCTATACTCTTTGTCAGCAGGGTTTCGTCCCCGGCGGCGCTTCCCGGATAACCCAATCTGGCGCTGAATCTCTGCATTTTTCTCATGCTCATTGTGGCCGAAAAGATTTGTCATGCCAGAAGAATTCATTGGCGGTGGAGCCTCCACGTCAGGAACTGTGAACAAATCTTCATCGCTGGATTCTacggaaaattaaaaaaaaaacaacaacaacaacaatcatAATGATTGATAATAAGTGGAAATTAATCAACGTTTAATTTTATGCAATGCACCAACCAACTTTGCTCTTCTTGTGGGGAAGGAAAGACCGGGAGAAAgggctgctgctgctgctgttgttaCTGAGCCTCCTCCAAGTAGAGGAGGCGGCGGTGGCGTCGTCCGCCATCTGAGCTTGTTGCTGCTCCTGCTGCTCGTTGGCGGATTCCGGCAGGGAATTAGTGGCCTCACCATGATCTGCGGCGCCTCTGGGAAGAGACATATCTCTAGCTAGGAAGCAAGCTCTTGTGAATGAACAACAAAATATTGCAGAAACTCAGATATTCGAGTTGTTTGGaaggtataaaaaaaaaaaaaaaaaaaaaaagtttggttgATAAACGAACACGTTGAGGTTGAGAAAGCCGCCACTTTTCTTTTGCCCTGCCTGCCCTATTGGAAAAgtcaaaagtgaaataaatattgCGATTTTGACTCCCTGATTACTCAGACTATTTTCTTCTGGAGGAATTGGAATGAAAACGACCCAtgaaatcatcttcttcttacCAAAAGACAAATGATAAtctattattataataatattaatgagaATATGTAGTGCACGTCAGTTCCTTCATCTATAATCTATAATCTATCATCTATCATCGTTGGTTTGGTGTGGCTCCTGGGGTCTGGGGTCCTTCAACATAGGCTTCCCTTCTGGCCGTTGTCTAAATTCATGAATCATACACAAACATGTGCAAATTATTGTCACTCGACCAAAGGGGGAAGAATCAGTAAtttgcggtttttttttttttccttaaagatGCAatgtatattgtatatataatacAACATTGTTATCTTAGTGCTATGATGTGGCCGTGCGGCCGGTGCGCATCAGcctattgaattatttttttaataaggattgatcCAAGAGCTGACAATGTGCAAAAATATTTGACACGTAACTTTAATTATTGagtatctatatatattatactcaTATCTCATTAGCCTGATCTGGCAGTACGCATCAggtttttttattcttttcttttacaagaATTGATCCAAGAGCTTATGGGGTGCAAAAATATTTGACATGCATGATGTGAAGGTGTGCATCagtcttttgatttttttttttttttttcttttaataagggTTGATCTAAAGGCGGATGGAAACTCTCATATGAGTCCAGTAAAATGTGGGTGTAGTTTGTAACTCTTAGAGGGAAAAGTTAGTTGTGGTTGAATAAGGGTTGTGGCTGGAATTGGGCCACAGCTAAAATGCATATGGGCACAATTAGCTTATGACTTGTCTTTGTCATCTTGCAAGATGCATTACCCATTACCTCATATTTCATTTATGGATACGTACACCTTTTGAATATGACTCATACCTACCTATGTTTACATTCATTTGGTTAATTATGAATGAATCACTCATCCATTTTCTGGAGCCAGTAGGGCTAAACACACCAACCCCTTTGGTTTAGTTTTCGGTTCATTCCAATGGCCGTTTGTAGGAGGGTTCACTAACCGGCCGATTGACTAGGTTGTATTTGCATATATGCAAAGTGATTAAGCTGATCCATATAAACCCAGTGCATGTATGAAAGCTAATGTGAACACCTTGCCACGAaaacaattaattgaataaCTTTCGGCATATATAACATTATgaataaaatcagaatattCGTCCGTTCAAATTTTCTCAATTGATATATGGAGTGCCCCATTCGCCAACATGTGTGCCGTCATATTTGCTTCATTTCTTGTATACATCACAAGCCAAGACCCGAAGCTTTGCAGAACAATCTCTGCCATAGTTGGTCTTCTATTTGAAAAACATGAACTATTTTTAGAGTATCACATTTCATAATAACATTTGACATTTCGTAAGCTCAAATCTCTTCCAAAAAATACTGTCTTCCAAGTTGAATAAGCTTCTGTCATTGTTGGATCAATGATAATACGAAATAGACATACACATAGATGCCAAAACCATACCCATATTGTCCATTACAATAACCCTCACACCCAATTGATTTTGTATACATCATTTGGAGGCGCTTTCCGCCATGGGAGAACAGTAGGTTGTCTTCTTACCTCCTTATTCTTGTCTTTTTGTACCGCCGTATAAAAATCCTCAACAACCTCATTCACAAGTTTTACAAGCTGCGCGAgttcagtggcggagccactaaaggctttgggggtgccacggcacccccaaagcttaaaaattttttttttttttttgctatttttctcCCAAGTTCCACACggtactccaaaaaaaaaaagaaaaaaaaaattattctctccTACTTAACGCAAGTTATCGTTCGgcaccctcaaaatttttttaacggcacccccaatataagttgtctggctccgccactgcgcGAGTTGTAAAAGCTCTCTCCCAAACACTACTGTATTTCTACGTAACCATATCCTACGAGCAACTGTGCGCCTGTGGCTACAACTTCATGAATATCTTCCATTTCAAGCTTATTCCAGAGGTCACCTATCACTTGGAAAACATCTTCCTAATTGCCATCATATTTTTGTATCTTCGAAGAACTTTCTCCTCATATTGCATGAGACGATGGACAGCACTACAAGATATGATTTGTATTTTCCACCTTCACCCTACACATCGAACAAAAAGGATCTTGCACCGCCTTccttttgaataaattttctttGATTGAAAGCATATTATTGCATGCCTTCCAAGAAACACTTCACACCAGGCACGTTGAAACCCCACAAATTCTTCCAAAATTTGCTATTTTCAGAGAACCTAGAGCATTCACCCACCTCCTGTAGGGACCtttcttttgaataaattaatcTGGAGCGGTGGGAATTTCTTTGTATAGAGTGCATATCATCTGTAATGAATCTATTAAGCACACAAACACGTGGGGTGTATGGATTGGCCCAACCCAATGCTGTCTTTCTATGTGTTGAGTCTTTTGACTACGGCATTGGACAGTCTTTAAGGGCATTCAATTCTTACAAGCCCAATTtcaaccctatttttttttttatttaactattcgttttttatttttcactcatatttttttcactaccttatttaaatatttttttcttttattttttgagtgagaTGTAAGTATTCTAACCCATTgcttaaaccattaaaaaaaaagggaagaagaaaaaaagaaaaaagaaaaagtgaaaagaaagcAACCTTAAAAATGATTGGGAAAGATGGGTGGTTGGTTACGAAATTGTTGTTAATGCGTGATGAACTTGCCTGATTCTAGTTGATGAATTTGGatcatctccagttcatttCAACGgaaaaatattcagttagttatagtagatgagtatttttgttatctcaaaaaagtgaaaaaaacaaaagggaaaattgcaaaatcagtccctgtggtttacctgatttgcaattaactccttgtggtattaaaatgaactcacgGGTCCCTGAagtatactaaaaaaataatttagtccatacagtcaaattttgttcattGACTTAACAGGTTCTAATAGCGTGAAACgtcaaaaccaataaaattgtgatacatGTCCTATTTAAATCAGTGTCACAATAACggaatatgttaaattagtggacggaatttgactgtatagactaaattgttttttttagcatacctcaaggacctttgagttcattttgatattacatggagctaattgtaaatcaggtaaaccacaagtacgaattttacattttttctaaaacaaaaatacccatccaCTAGCTATAACTAATCAACACCAAACATGAGAAATTATTGCACATGTTGCCCACAAATGTCATTTAGAAAACGTAATGGAAAGGGAAACAATCTCAATTAAGCCTCCaatcaactcaaaacaaataACTTTTGGATTGATTAATCCCAAAAGCACTTTCACAAAGACAATTAAACTTGTATTAAAGTAAGAATAATATTTACTTCACACATGGTAATAGGCTACCGgatgataaataaatatatatatgtatttttacaCCCCCTAGATTAGAGTATttaatttatcatatcattacaaaatatataggaATCCGGTATGTGATATACCCGAATATTGTCATGGACTATCCATGCTTCAAACCGAGGGAACTTGGACACGCGCGGGACACTCCTTTCAGCTTTTGCCCTCTACATCTTAATCATCACTGATCACATCAACACAAGTCATGAGTATAACAACTTCATGGGTGTTTCCTTTAAATAGTATGATTAGGGTGCGATTACGATTAGGATTGCAGTTTTCTAGAtaaaaagtacgattttaaaccaaattgcagaAAGTGAATCACTTGggattacattttttaaaaattgtaagtaatgaagtgatttttttttttttgaaaacgcacaattttaaatgttaaaatgtaattttaaagatcaaactgtaatttttctaCCCACCTCAGCATAGCAATTTTGACGGGCAATGGTCTGATTCATCGTATTTACCACCACTTCACATGATACTTTTGCctgttcaaataaaaattcagtAATCACAATATAAAcggattaattaattatattctgAATTATAAAcggattaattaattaattaattatgaaataatgaaataaataaataaagtagtAATTTATGACAATGATAGTTTTACCAGTAGTGGGACTTGAAAGAAGAGCAGGCCCAGCTGGGCTTCTATTTTCGTAACAGTATCAAACGGCACCGTACCCTTGGCCAGGTCCTCCAGAAGGTGCACCAGGTCGGCCAGGAGCTCGACCCCGTCGAAGTCCAGCTCGGCGTCCACGTAGGACGACCCTCTGGCCCTCACGTGCCCCTGCTCCGAGCGCACGTGCCCCAGCTTCTTACCCCTGTAGCCAACCGCCACCTCAAGCGCCCTGTAGTCCATGGAGTACACGTCGGTGTTCCGGACCCGCACTGTCACGAACATGGAAATGTCCACGGCCACGCGCGGCACGGTGTGGATGTGAATGCGCTTCATCCGAAGCCGTACGATCTTCATGTCCGGCTCGGAAGGCCAAAAGAGGTACACCATGGCCGCCAGGAGGACTAGTGAAAAGGTGCAGATCATACGGCAGCGGCCACGGTTGGGGGAGGGGTAGTATGGGGTTAAAACGACGTAGCTTTGGGGTACGTGTATTGGTAAAGGGGCGTAGTAGTCGGCTTTGGGAGGCGTCGTCATGGCGGTATCCGATCGTTTCACAGTTTGGGTATTGGCGGGGTATAGACTGCAGAGGGGAAATGAAAAAGAGTTcttaaaattgaagattttggGGGTGCATTTGCACGACGTTTTTGTTGGTTTGCtcttcaattattttgttttcttctgctTCATGGAAATTGCTGTGGGGTACACGCCCTATTTCCTAGTAATTCTTTCACTGtttggaattattattattattatttttaattagtgaacATGAAATTGATGAGTATCCGCAGGGTTTAAAGGAACAGTTACAAGCAATCGGAATCAGTTTTCCGGTTTACCTGAAGAGTTGCAGTGACAGAAGAGAAATCGGCGGGAAGGAGCTCCGCAAGTTCTTCTTCAAGCTCGTAGTCTACCTCGCCATCTCCCGTATGTCCTTTAAAATCAACTCTATCCTTCCCTAGTTCCCTTTACATCGTGCTGCTGCCTCTTCTGTTTACTTCTTACTATAATCGCGCCGCTATTTTGCTTCTTCTCTTCACTAGTGATTTATGTTTGGCGATGAAACACTGAGGTCTGAGAACGTGTTTGATCATGAAAATTCGTTGAATGAAATTGGGATATAGTGGATTTGGATCCAACTGTTCACGCTTTCTGCTTGATTTATTGAAGGATTGTCAAGGGCACACCATTTTTGGTGTTCTTCCTTCATGGTGAATTTAGGATTAATAAGATTTGTTGTCGACATTGGGGAGCAGGTTTAATGATTATAAAGTTGGATTTGAAACTTAATTACTACCATATAGATTTGGTAAGATCATGCTTAGAAGTTACTCTAATTAGTTGTTGAGGCTAGTTGCAACATTTTTGTTCAAAGATATATTATTACTGCTTTCCtttaatcttaaaaatgaattttagtTTACTGGTTTCCACTGAATCAATGGCAATGAATGAAATGGACAACCGACCAAATTATAGTTTTGGATTGCTTCAGAGAATTACTCTGTAAAATTCAATTGATGTCACTACAGAATTACTTGTGTGGCTGATGTTCTTGCCTGATACACGAGGATGTTCTTTTAACAAGTTTGGGAAACCAAATatgtctctttctcttttaacaAACTGGGACATCTCCGACCATAGTTATCTTAATAGCTTCTGATTCTCCTTTGCCCCACATGACATGCTCTTGCTACGGGGTTAGTAGATGGActtgcatcatcatcatctccttctttctctccttGGCAGAACCTTAATGCTTCAAATTTGTTCGCTGTGTTGAGGTCCAACTTTTGCTTTGTTTCCTCTTTACAAGGGGAGGCCACTTCCTACGAATTTGTTCTCCTTTGCTTCCCCAGTGTTGCTCATCTCTTTACCAGGTGACGTCCCAGTTTCCTTTGTTCCCATTGCTGGTTTTTGCATTATGAAGAAGATGCTTCATATGTTTTTCACCAGCCAGTTCTTTCCTCTCATCTTTCAACCTCCATTGCTGCTTCTGTTAATGTTTCTTAACATTCTCGTTACATTGCCGGTTCCGTCCCTCCAATGTCCCAGGAGCACTGACTTAGGAAATTGGAGGGAACTTTCCGGCAAGAGCTTTTCCTGAAGGTTCTTACCTAGTGTCAGTAGATTTTGAATTTAGGAAATTGGAGGGATTTTTCCCTCCCAAGCTTTCTGCTCCCGAAGCTTCAACCAAGGGGATAATCTTAGCTTCATTTTTTGGCCGATTACCTCCTACAGTCATGGTCTCTTCATTTCCTGAGTAATTATCATCTCCattctcctcttcttcctcattttcaTCTCCTCCACTTCATTGTCATCCTCTCACAAATAGAACAAACACCTTGACTACTGCAGTGGAGCACTCTGAATCGCTGACTGCTGTAGCTTTGGTCTTTTACCTCCTTTGGATGATACGCCATTTCCACGGTTAGCTCCAGGGTGTTTTTTACCAGAAGTCACATCTTCATTTTCATGCTCTAGTACCTTGCCTGTCCTGACACTCCATGTCATCTGTTGGACGCTTGAACTAGCAACCAGGTGACCAGATTGCCTAATCAACTTGGTAAAATCTTCATCATAATTCCAGATTTCAGCATCTACATCCTTCATTTTAATGGCAGAAACTCCAAACCAAAATAACTCTCTACCTTCCATGGCAAAAAGAAGTTCTAGCCCTGGTTTAATCTCAAGACAGATTTCTCGATCGGTCCTCTTATAGTCTTATGGCTAGATGTTTTCATTTGGAACCACTCCTCTCTAACCCCTAAAGAAGTAAAGGCCTATTGCCATTTCTTGGATTGAATTTTCTGATATACATACGATTGTCCATCAGTATACTTATATCCACAAGGCATTCGCcccaaataaccaaaaaaagaaagaagaaagaatccATTGAACACACTTAATTCTTCTAACTTAAACTCATAAATAAAGCTTACTCAATAAAGGAGAGAGGGCAATGATTCCTGCATATTAACCCAAATGCAGAATTTTGGGGGTTGGGAGTTTGGAGAAATGTCCAATTCTAGATGGTGCTTATGTTCTTTCCTTATTCATCCAACCCCTGTTTTCATGCTAATTAACTTAACTtgattttcacttgttttttttttggttcccaATACATTGATTTTGAGTGCAGAAAACCGCAGACTCATGAGGCAAATAACACAGAAAATTGAACACACAAACAATTGGGTTTCATAATAAGCAGAATTACATATACACTGTGAGGCAGATGACACATAGACTCCATTCTCACATAATTCATCTTATAATAGTTTACAAATCACTGAAAGCTTTCCAACAGTTGAACCCCCAAATtaaagaagaaaccaaaaaggGAAATGATTTGGAATGTTTTTCCGATTATTGGGGGGGTGAAATCTAAGCACAAGCACAAGGATTATCAACGAGAAGCGTAGCAGCATCGTCATCCCCACTCCTGAAGAACAAATAGCCGATGGCGAGGCCGAGCACGACAGCCACGAAGACCCCTCCGTTGAAGGACATGACGGCCAGCATCAGCATGTACCCGATCGCGGAGTTGACCCCGAAGAGCAAAGCCCCGCCGATCCTGGCCGCCGACCACTTGCCCCCTCCTCCAAGGATCTTCCCCTGCAGAAGAGGCGCCTCGATCTGCGCCGGCGGCTTCCCGGACGAGACGATCTTGAGGCGCACGCGCCGATCCTCGAGGTACTGGTAGAAGGCGGAGACGATGAGGCAGGCGAGCAGGGTGAGGGAGTAACTGGCCCACGACGAGGTCTTCCATGAATCGAACAGGAGGGTCAAGTCCGTCCCCCAGTAGAAGGTCATGTGCATCATCTTCTCcgatttggaatttttttttttttttttttttttttttcccttcttcagAGAGGAGATGAATTTAGGACGAAAAGTTGGTTGAGTGCAGGCCAGGGTAAAGAAAGATGGTTATTATGGTTACAGTACATAAGCTCGTCTTACCTAATGGTCGTACGTTTGTCTTGTTTTGGGTACTTTACGTTTGTACGACAGCGATGTGGGTTTCCGCCGTTTCGGTTCGGAAATACCCTCGCACTCCTTCGGATCTCTGATTCTCTGCTTCTTTTGGTCTATTCTGTTCCGGTTGTGATTGGGGCTTCTTTGTTAATAATATGTAGATtggatatatataataaatatatagataatatagAGATAGGGCCAAATACTTGTCTATATGACATTTACCGAAACTGAACGGCCTTTCTTATTCGGTCACCCTTTGGCCGTCCTATTCTtatacatttgtttttttatttattaaataattgtgGGCATCCTTtgcattaatttttgttatgaatttttattcACTTTCCTAGTAATTTGAGCAAATAAttggtgtgaattttttttttttttttgggggggtggagGGTGGGGGTTCAGCCTTATCTACTTTCTTAACAAGTGTGCAATGTGGCAGGAATATGATATAAATAGCTGGTCCTGGcctagtttaaaaaataaaagaaacgtGGCTTCCAGAGTGAAGACATAAATTGCGTAAAGTATGTTCACACCCTTTGATATCCTTCCATGCGATGGAAGAAAGAAAGGTCCATGATTGACGAAGCAAGCCTGGAAATAGGATCATGCGGCCCCACCCTTCCAACTCTGCTTACTTGTGGGTCATGCATCAGATGGATGGCACCTCTCTATGGAGACCAGAACCATTGGCATGGCTAGGGTCTAGGGAGTAGGGATTTGTTTTTCAACAGATTTGTTATGAGATGCATCAGAAGAATATGACTGCAACTTCCCCAAACTCAGGTTCCACGACTTCCTTTTCTTcacattttcctttttatcatctcttcctgattataataaagaagaacaaacaaacaaacaaaaaaaaactaaggaatGAATTTATAAAATTAGCCTTGAACACAAAGTGAAAGAGACTAGGGGAGAAATTTACTTACATGCTTAAGCTGTACACAAAGTGctttgcaa from Corylus avellana chromosome ca1, CavTom2PMs-1.0 encodes the following:
- the LOC132165499 gene encoding transcription factor HY5-like; protein product: MSLPRGAADHGEATNSLPESANEQQEQQQAQMADDATAASSTWRRLSNNSSSSSPFSRSFLPHKKSKVESSDEDLFTVPDVEAPPPMNSSGMTNLFGHNEHEKNAEIQRQIGLSGKRRRGRNPADKEYRRLKRLLRNRVSAQQARERKKVYVNELESRANELQDRNSKLEEKISTLINENTMLRKVLMNTRPKNDESFEPKQDRFSQS
- the LOC132162596 gene encoding copper transporter 5-like, which gives rise to MMHMTFYWGTDLTLLFDSWKTSSWASYSLTLLACLIVSAFYQYLEDRRVRLKIVSSGKPPAQIEAPLLQGKILGGGGKWSAARIGGALLFGVNSAIGYMLMLAVMSFNGGVFVAVVLGLAIGYLFFRSGDDDAATLLVDNPCACA
- the LOC132167735 gene encoding uncharacterized protein LOC132167735; the encoded protein is MTTPPKADYYAPLPIHVPQSYVVLTPYYPSPNRGRCRMICTFSLVLLAAMVYLFWPSEPDMKIVRLRMKRIHIHTVPRVAVDISMFVTVRVRNTDVYSMDYRALEVAVGYRGKKLGHVRSEQGHVRARGSSYVDAELDFDGVELLADLVHLLEDLAKGTVPFDTVTKIEAQLGLLFFQVPLLAKVSCEVVVNTMNQTIARQNCYAE